Proteins co-encoded in one Dokdonella sp. genomic window:
- a CDS encoding 3-hydroxybutyrate oligomer hydrolase family protein, with translation MDRLMVRPILLLAVATVVACARVPVTAEKDSMADDAFGTLRVTTHRDGDDLLSAGLGLAGLRGAQPGFADSERPTAAELRRRAIHANWRGIADLGPLGGYGEIYGAVPVVSGREYSAFATLAGATSAHRVLVQVPDLFDRERRCVVVAASSGSRGIYGAIALAGAWGLPRGCAVAYTDKGAGTGYFDVASGTGVRLDGTRGEAGSEPLEFAPPPGATIAPSQAILVKHAHSGDNPEAEWGRHVRQAARFALHALDQAFPSEAPFTAENTHIIAAGLSNGGAAVLRAAEIDDGLLDGVVAIEPNVWAGQGGRALYDYATEAALLLPCALLDPSFDGVPFARANGVPPPAWRARCQALYENARLAGADESAQAREALERLRDGGWTDAALASAAASTALDLWRAIGATYAAAYSRSGVGDMPCGYAFAAFDGNGRRHAPTATERAAWWAEASGIPPGAAVGLVDSRATGADAAMPGLLCLAELWTRSDASGERLRAGVAMARAALPRADLPIAIVHGVADGLIPIAFSSDPYVAWLEANGRTPMYWRIDHAQHFDAFLAFPGFGDRHVPMLPYAYAALDHLWMRVVHGMALPEGRDIATTPRGSEVLGAHQLGRIPGD, from the coding sequence ATGGACAGACTCATGGTTAGACCGATCCTCCTGCTCGCTGTTGCGACCGTCGTCGCCTGCGCGCGTGTTCCCGTCACTGCGGAGAAGGACTCGATGGCTGACGATGCTTTCGGCACGCTGCGCGTGACCACCCACCGCGATGGCGACGATCTGTTGAGCGCAGGTCTCGGCCTGGCCGGCCTGCGTGGTGCGCAACCGGGCTTCGCCGACTCCGAACGGCCCACTGCGGCCGAGCTGCGTCGTCGCGCGATCCACGCGAACTGGCGCGGCATCGCTGACCTCGGCCCTCTCGGCGGCTATGGCGAAATCTATGGTGCCGTGCCGGTCGTCAGCGGGCGCGAATACAGCGCCTTCGCCACCTTGGCCGGGGCCACGTCGGCACATCGCGTGCTCGTGCAGGTGCCCGATCTGTTCGACCGCGAGCGTCGCTGCGTGGTGGTCGCCGCTTCCTCCGGATCGCGCGGCATCTACGGTGCGATCGCGCTGGCTGGTGCCTGGGGCCTGCCGCGCGGTTGCGCGGTGGCGTATACCGACAAGGGGGCCGGCACCGGCTATTTCGATGTCGCCAGCGGCACGGGCGTGCGTCTGGACGGCACGCGGGGCGAGGCCGGTAGCGAGCCGCTCGAGTTTGCGCCACCGCCCGGGGCCACGATCGCGCCTTCACAGGCCATCCTGGTCAAGCACGCGCATTCCGGCGACAACCCAGAGGCCGAGTGGGGGCGCCACGTGCGCCAGGCGGCGCGGTTCGCCCTGCATGCGCTCGACCAGGCCTTTCCCAGTGAAGCTCCGTTCACGGCGGAGAACACGCACATCATCGCTGCTGGCCTGTCCAACGGTGGTGCTGCGGTGTTGCGTGCGGCCGAGATCGACGATGGCCTGCTCGATGGCGTGGTTGCGATCGAGCCGAACGTCTGGGCTGGGCAGGGTGGTCGGGCTCTGTACGACTATGCGACCGAGGCGGCCCTGTTGCTGCCGTGCGCGTTGCTCGATCCGAGCTTCGACGGTGTGCCTTTCGCGCGCGCGAACGGAGTGCCGCCACCGGCCTGGCGCGCACGCTGCCAAGCGCTGTACGAGAATGCTCGCCTGGCCGGTGCAGACGAGAGCGCGCAGGCCAGGGAAGCACTGGAACGCCTGCGCGACGGCGGCTGGACCGATGCAGCGCTTGCCAGCGCTGCTGCGAGTACGGCACTCGACCTCTGGCGTGCGATCGGCGCAACCTATGCGGCAGCGTATTCGCGCAGCGGCGTCGGCGACATGCCGTGCGGTTACGCGTTCGCGGCGTTCGACGGCAACGGCCGCCGGCATGCGCCGACGGCGACCGAACGTGCGGCGTGGTGGGCCGAGGCCAGCGGCATCCCGCCCGGTGCCGCCGTCGGTCTGGTCGATTCGCGAGCCACCGGCGCCGATGCGGCCATGCCGGGCCTGCTCTGCCTGGCCGAGCTGTGGACACGCTCCGACGCCAGTGGCGAACGCCTGCGTGCCGGCGTGGCGATGGCACGCGCTGCCCTGCCGCGCGCGGACCTGCCGATTGCGATCGTGCATGGCGTCGCCGACGGGCTGATCCCGATCGCGTTCTCTTCGGACCCCTATGTGGCTTGGCTCGAGGCGAACGGGCGCACCCCGATGTACTGGCGCATCGATCATGCCCAGCACTTCGACGCCTTCCTTGCCTTCCCGGGATTCGGCGACCGCCACGTGCCGATGCTCCCATACGCCTATGCCGCCCTCGATCATCTGTGGATGCGCGTGGTGCATGGCATGGCGCTGCCGGAAGGTCGCGACATCGCGACGACGCCACGCGGCAGCGAGGTGCTCGGCGCGCATCAGCTCGGCCGTATCCCGGGCGACTGA